A DNA window from Deltaproteobacteria bacterium contains the following coding sequences:
- the sctV gene encoding type III secretion system export apparatus subunit SctV translates to MPQPQKVNFANINQLIAKYSDLILAAIVIAVLGMIIIPLPTWLIDILISSNLATAVIILLASLYIADALKIASFPTILLMTTLYRLALNIAATRLILSQGHAGEVISAFGSFVVAGNYIVGGILFIIITLINFIVIAKGAERVSEVGARFTLDAMPGKQMSIDADLRAGIINMEQAMERRSTLQRESQLYGAMDGAMKFVKGDAIAAIVITIINIIAGFIIGVVQRDLTFTDSIRIYSLLTIGDGLVAQIPALIISVSAGVVVTRVASETKESNLGRDIVQQVTAHPKAIGIAALLFAILAAVPGLPKLPFFGMSAFLGTLVVLLMRGRQQAAQQILETPKEEVVKKAVAKQGDQLPFVMPAPISLEVGSDIIPFVDDSQDGGRFINELIPLLRHGLYYELGVNFPGIQVRGQTVDMHPESYVINVNEIPVAKGKIEKGCILVGESLEQLQLFNITGKETLHPIDNSVVTWISSEYKEVATQAGFRMWDIAEYMILHLSHLLRKHAHEFLGVQEVQTMLNELEKTHPALVKELIPKVITILQLSEIFQRLVQEDVSIRDLKNIFSTLAQWGEVERDPVALTEHIRAGLKRYVTHKYAGQTGTLAVYLLDPDIEEMIRGAIRKTDKGNYLALEPEVTQELVEAVGKEIASHPLPPGARPPVILTISEVRRYFRKIIELEFPQLAVLSYQELAESLRIQPIARITLQPAAEAA, encoded by the coding sequence ATGCCTCAGCCTCAAAAGGTTAACTTTGCCAACATCAATCAGCTCATCGCTAAATATAGTGATCTGATCCTCGCGGCGATCGTTATTGCGGTCCTCGGGATGATTATTATTCCCCTGCCGACCTGGCTCATCGATATCCTGATTTCGAGCAATCTTGCGACCGCCGTGATTATCTTGCTGGCGTCCCTCTATATTGCAGATGCCTTGAAGATCGCTTCGTTCCCGACGATCCTCCTCATGACGACCCTCTATCGGCTGGCGCTCAATATCGCTGCGACGCGACTGATTCTTTCTCAGGGGCATGCCGGCGAGGTGATCAGCGCCTTTGGCAGTTTTGTCGTCGCTGGAAACTATATCGTTGGCGGGATTCTCTTTATCATCATTACCCTGATTAATTTTATTGTTATCGCGAAAGGTGCCGAACGTGTCTCTGAGGTTGGTGCGCGCTTTACGTTGGATGCGATGCCGGGAAAACAGATGTCGATCGATGCCGATCTCCGCGCCGGGATCATCAATATGGAACAGGCGATGGAAAGACGATCGACCCTCCAGAGGGAATCTCAGCTTTACGGAGCGATGGATGGGGCGATGAAGTTTGTGAAAGGGGATGCGATTGCCGCGATTGTCATTACGATCATTAATATCATTGCCGGATTCATTATTGGTGTTGTGCAGAGGGATCTCACCTTCACCGATTCGATCCGGATCTATTCCCTGCTCACGATCGGTGATGGATTGGTCGCTCAGATCCCAGCCCTGATCATCTCTGTCTCTGCCGGTGTGGTCGTGACCCGTGTTGCCTCGGAGACGAAAGAATCGAATCTCGGGCGGGACATCGTGCAGCAGGTGACGGCCCATCCAAAGGCGATCGGGATTGCTGCCTTGCTCTTTGCTATCCTGGCGGCTGTTCCAGGTCTTCCAAAACTCCCCTTTTTCGGGATGTCGGCCTTTTTGGGAACGCTTGTCGTTCTGCTTATGAGGGGGCGTCAGCAGGCGGCCCAACAGATCCTGGAGACGCCCAAAGAGGAAGTGGTGAAGAAGGCGGTAGCGAAACAGGGGGACCAGCTCCCTTTTGTCATGCCGGCACCGATCTCTCTGGAGGTCGGATCCGATATTATTCCTTTTGTGGATGACAGTCAGGATGGGGGGCGGTTTATCAATGAACTGATCCCGCTCTTGCGCCATGGGCTTTATTACGAACTCGGTGTTAATTTTCCAGGGATTCAAGTCCGTGGTCAGACGGTCGATATGCATCCGGAGAGCTATGTGATCAATGTGAATGAGATCCCTGTGGCAAAGGGAAAGATCGAGAAGGGGTGCATTTTGGTGGGGGAATCACTTGAGCAACTCCAGCTTTTTAACATCACAGGCAAGGAGACCCTGCATCCAATCGATAACTCCGTCGTGACCTGGATCTCTTCCGAGTATAAGGAAGTGGCGACGCAGGCCGGGTTTCGGATGTGGGATATTGCCGAATATATGATCCTTCATCTCTCGCATCTGCTCCGAAAGCATGCGCACGAGTTTCTCGGGGTTCAGGAGGTTCAGACGATGCTCAATGAACTCGAGAAGACCCACCCTGCTCTTGTGAAAGAGCTGATCCCGAAGGTGATTACAATTCTTCAGCTTTCCGAAATCTTTCAGCGCCTCGTTCAAGAGGATGTCTCGATTCGTGATCTAAAAAATATTTTTTCGACCCTCGCCCAGTGGGGGGAGGTGGAAAGGGATCCTGTGGCGTTGACCGAACATATTCGAGCAGGGCTCAAGCGATATGTCACGCACAAGTATGCGGGTCAGACCGGAACACTCGCCGTTTATCTGCTTGACCCCGATATCGAAGAGATGATTCGTGGGGCGATCCGAAAGACGGATAAGGGGAATTATCTTGCCCTCGAGCCGGAGGTGACGCAGGAGTTGGTTGAGGCGGTCGGGAAGGAGATTGCGAGTCATCCGCTTCCGCCGGGTGCCCGCCCACCCGTGATTCTCACGATCTCGGAGGTTCGAAGATATTTTCGGAAGATTATCGAACTCGAATTTCCGCAGCTTGCCGTTCTTTCGTATCAGGAGTTGGCCGAAAGTCTCAGAATCCAGCCGATTGCCCGGATTACCCTCCAACCTGCCGCCGAGGCGGCGTAA
- the argJ gene encoding bifunctional glutamate N-acetyltransferase/amino-acid acetyltransferase ArgJ, whose product MGHKRTFTIPGFQFAGISAGIKESHLSDLALIRSYPAATVVGAFTTNRIQAAPILVSKRNIRSGRCSAVIINSGNANACTGKRGLRDTERMVAITARTLKVPSRQVLVCSTGKIGVPLPIDRLVRGIPKAVRSLDKRKMMAAARAILTTDKGPKVAFASGKIGGKKFRIAGFAKGAGMIEPHLATMLAFFVTDLSIERRLLNKIFQESVDQTFNRITVDGDTSTNDTVLLLANGVAQNKKISPGSRAAFLFQKKLREVMEELALKIVEDGEGATKCVRIEVRGARNEEEARKVCYAVGNSPLVKTSFYGEDPNWGRILAAAGRSGATLTPETADIYYNEVCVMRRGVSTGSHLEFRAAKVMERGQFHVTIDLRRGKGSFWIWASDLTEDYVKLNSHYRT is encoded by the coding sequence ATGGGGCATAAAAGGACTTTTACAATTCCCGGTTTTCAATTTGCTGGCATTTCGGCCGGTATTAAGGAGAGTCATCTCTCCGATCTTGCCTTGATCCGGTCTTATCCTGCTGCCACGGTTGTCGGAGCCTTCACGACAAACCGTATCCAGGCGGCGCCGATTCTCGTTTCCAAAAGAAATATCCGATCGGGTCGCTGTTCGGCAGTCATCATCAACAGCGGCAATGCCAATGCCTGTACGGGGAAGAGGGGGCTTCGTGATACGGAGAGGATGGTTGCAATTACGGCGCGAACCCTGAAAGTTCCCTCGAGACAGGTTCTTGTCTGCTCGACAGGGAAGATTGGCGTCCCACTCCCGATCGATCGATTGGTTCGTGGAATTCCGAAGGCGGTTCGCTCCCTCGATAAAAGAAAAATGATGGCGGCGGCGCGTGCGATCCTCACGACAGACAAAGGGCCAAAGGTCGCTTTTGCATCCGGAAAAATTGGCGGAAAGAAATTTCGTATTGCCGGTTTTGCGAAGGGGGCCGGGATGATTGAACCTCATTTGGCAACGATGCTTGCCTTTTTCGTGACCGATCTGTCGATTGAAAGACGGTTGCTCAATAAAATTTTTCAGGAATCTGTTGATCAGACCTTCAATCGGATCACGGTTGATGGGGATACATCGACGAACGATACAGTTCTCTTGCTCGCGAATGGAGTTGCACAAAATAAGAAGATTTCTCCAGGTTCCAGGGCGGCATTTCTCTTTCAGAAAAAGCTTCGAGAGGTGATGGAGGAGCTTGCCCTGAAGATAGTAGAGGACGGGGAGGGGGCGACGAAGTGTGTGAGGATTGAGGTCAGGGGTGCCAGAAATGAAGAAGAGGCAAGAAAAGTTTGCTATGCGGTGGGGAATTCGCCATTGGTCAAGACCTCCTTTTATGGAGAGGACCCGAATTGGGGGAGGATTTTGGCGGCAGCGGGGCGGTCGGGAGCAACTCTAACCCCTGAAACGGCCGATATCTATTATAATGAGGTCTGTGTCATGAGGAGAGGGGTGTCTACGGGGAGTCACCTCGAATTCCGAGCAGCGAAGGTGATGGAGAGGGGACAATTCCATGTGACGATCGATCTCCGGAGGGGAAAAGGAAGCTTTTGGATTTGGGCTAGTGATTTGACTGAAGATTATGTAAAATTAAACTCGCATTACCGGACTTAA
- the secA gene encoding preprotein translocase subunit SecA, with protein MALGFLRKIIPTRNERELKRIQPIVEKIRSLEPSIKALSDSQLQAKTAEFRERISRGESLTQLLPEAFAVVRETSVRTLGMRHFDVQMIGGIFLHEGRIAEMKTGEGKTLVATLPVYLNALEGRGVHVITVNDYLARRDAEWMGTIYKFLGLNVGVIIHGLTDTERKWAYKADVTYGTNNEFGFDYLRDNMKYSLDSYVQRELHYSIVDEVDSILIDEARTPLIISGPSEESTDKYYRIDSVIPRLNKGEVIEDKKSGKKQSTGDYTIDEKSKTTVLTEEGVAKVEKILGINNLYEPGNIEILHHVNQALRAHALFKRDVDYVVKDEKVLIVDEFTGRLMPGRRWSDGLHQAVEAKEKVTIENENQTLATITFQNFFRMYHKLAGMTGTADTEAPEFAKIYNLEVVVIPPHLPMIRKDHSDVIYKTVPEKFNQVVEDIKERHQKGQPVLVGTISIEKSEMLAGFLKRQGIPHHVLNAKNHEREAEIVAQAGRVGQVTISTNMAGRGTDIVLGGNPEFLAKTKVDREKDPEGYRRVLEECRGLQEEERKKVLEAGGLHILGTERHESRRIDNQLRGRSGRQGDPGSSQFYLSLEDDLLRIFGSDRISGIMGKLGMEENEEITHPWITRAIENAQKRVEAHNFDLRKHLLEYDDVLNQQRKTVYGLRREILEGEKTKGKILDMIDQEVTALVEGIPEKPMRQEDLDLGPMEERVRKLFDERIEWSSFGLPEWRQETIGRGLYDRLEKLYFEREGRFGEAIMRQAEKMILLSTLDTLWKDHLLSMDHLREGIGLRGYGQKDPLLEYKREGFVLFHGMIESLREDVLEKLFHVQIAEERQAREIQVMPREVRGMSLGRGPAVAPNAQFQKASRPAPNTAPAHSEKVGRNDPCPCGSGKKYKKCHGA; from the coding sequence ATGGCTCTTGGTTTCTTGCGCAAAATCATTCCGACAAGGAATGAACGTGAATTGAAGCGGATCCAACCGATCGTCGAGAAAATTCGCTCCCTGGAGCCCTCCATAAAGGCCCTCTCAGACAGTCAACTTCAGGCGAAGACCGCCGAGTTTCGTGAACGGATATCGCGTGGTGAGTCGTTGACGCAGTTATTACCTGAGGCATTTGCGGTTGTCCGTGAGACCTCTGTCCGCACATTGGGGATGCGGCATTTCGATGTCCAGATGATTGGAGGGATCTTCCTTCATGAGGGAAGGATTGCCGAAATGAAGACGGGAGAGGGGAAGACCCTTGTGGCGACACTTCCCGTTTATCTCAACGCCCTCGAAGGGCGCGGTGTCCATGTTATCACCGTGAATGACTATCTTGCGCGTCGCGATGCCGAATGGATGGGAACGATCTATAAATTTTTGGGTTTAAATGTTGGCGTGATTATCCATGGCCTTACCGATACAGAGCGAAAATGGGCCTACAAGGCGGATGTCACGTATGGCACCAACAACGAGTTTGGTTTCGATTATCTCCGGGACAATATGAAGTATTCTCTCGACTCTTACGTCCAGCGGGAACTTCATTACTCGATCGTCGACGAAGTTGATTCTATTTTAATCGACGAGGCGCGGACGCCTCTCATTATCTCAGGGCCCTCTGAAGAGTCGACAGACAAATATTATCGGATCGATTCGGTGATTCCTCGACTCAACAAGGGAGAGGTCATCGAAGACAAAAAGAGCGGCAAGAAGCAGTCGACCGGTGATTATACAATTGATGAAAAAAGCAAAACGACCGTCTTGACCGAAGAAGGGGTGGCGAAGGTCGAGAAGATCCTCGGGATCAACAACCTCTACGAGCCTGGCAATATTGAAATTCTCCATCATGTGAATCAGGCCCTGAGGGCCCATGCCCTTTTCAAGAGAGATGTCGATTACGTGGTCAAAGATGAAAAGGTACTCATCGTCGATGAATTCACCGGTCGTCTGATGCCGGGCCGACGCTGGTCGGATGGTCTCCATCAGGCGGTTGAGGCGAAGGAAAAAGTGACGATCGAAAATGAGAACCAGACCCTTGCGACGATTACCTTCCAGAACTTTTTTCGGATGTATCACAAGCTTGCCGGGATGACCGGGACAGCCGATACCGAGGCCCCTGAATTCGCAAAAATTTATAACCTGGAAGTTGTCGTGATCCCCCCTCACCTTCCGATGATTCGGAAGGATCACTCCGATGTTATTTACAAAACCGTGCCCGAAAAGTTTAATCAGGTGGTTGAAGATATCAAAGAACGGCACCAGAAGGGTCAGCCGGTTCTGGTGGGGACGATCTCGATTGAAAAGTCAGAGATGCTGGCCGGTTTTCTCAAAAGACAGGGGATTCCTCATCATGTCTTGAATGCGAAGAATCACGAGCGTGAGGCGGAAATTGTCGCTCAGGCTGGGCGGGTTGGTCAGGTGACCATTTCGACCAATATGGCGGGGCGGGGGACGGATATCGTCCTCGGAGGTAACCCGGAATTTTTGGCCAAAACAAAGGTCGATCGGGAAAAGGATCCCGAGGGTTACAGACGGGTTTTGGAAGAATGTCGAGGACTTCAGGAGGAGGAAAGAAAAAAGGTTCTTGAGGCGGGGGGGCTTCACATCCTGGGGACCGAACGACACGAATCGCGTCGGATCGACAATCAGCTCCGCGGACGTTCCGGACGTCAAGGAGATCCAGGCTCCTCTCAATTTTACCTCTCGCTCGAAGATGATCTCTTGCGGATTTTCGGATCTGATCGGATTTCCGGGATTATGGGAAAGCTTGGAATGGAGGAGAATGAAGAAATCACGCATCCCTGGATTACGAGGGCGATTGAGAATGCGCAAAAGAGGGTCGAGGCCCATAACTTTGACCTCCGGAAACATCTTCTCGAGTATGATGATGTGCTGAATCAGCAGAGGAAGACGGTCTATGGGCTTCGCCGCGAGATTCTTGAGGGGGAAAAGACGAAGGGGAAGATCCTCGATATGATCGATCAGGAGGTGACGGCCCTTGTCGAGGGAATTCCAGAAAAGCCGATGCGTCAGGAGGATCTCGACCTCGGGCCGATGGAAGAGAGGGTCAGAAAACTTTTTGATGAGCGAATCGAATGGTCCTCTTTTGGTCTTCCCGAATGGAGACAGGAGACGATCGGAAGGGGGCTCTACGATCGCCTCGAAAAACTTTATTTTGAGAGGGAAGGGCGCTTCGGAGAAGCGATTATGCGGCAAGCGGAAAAGATGATCCTCCTGTCGACCCTCGACACGTTGTGGAAGGATCACCTCTTGTCGATGGATCATTTGAGGGAAGGGATCGGTCTCCGGGGATATGGGCAGAAGGATCCGCTTCTGGAATACAAAAGAGAAGGCTTTGTCCTCTTCCATGGGATGATTGAATCCTTGCGGGAGGATGTCCTGGAGAAACTCTTTCATGTTCAGATCGCCGAGGAACGTCAGGCCCGGGAGATTCAGGTGATGCCGCGTGAGGTTCGAGGGATGAGTCTGGGAAGAGGGCCGGCTGTGGCCCCGAATGCCCAGTTTCAAAAGGCGAGCAGACCGGCCCCCAATACCGCTCCCGCTCATTCAGAAAAAGTAGGTCGGAACGACCCCTGTCCCTGCGGGAGCGGCAAAAAATACAAAAAGTGTCATGGGGCATAA
- a CDS encoding DUF692 domain-containing protein codes for MPFPFLGYGIGLRTKHYGYILSQSPQVDWFEIISENYMVPGGRPLWVLDQIRERYPLVMHGVSLSIGSSDPLNKGYLKSLKNLAQRIHPAWISDHLCWTGVDGHNAHDLLPLPYTEEAAKHLIKRVREVQDYLERPILLENVSSYMTFSSSTLTEWDFLKLVAEESDCFILLDINNIYVSSINHSFDPLEYIQAIPRERVIQFHLAGHSNKGSYLLDTHDHSVKPSVWSLYRKALDRFGKVSTLIEWDERIPAFSKLLSLADKARNITDQIYARSSKHTTPPLEAYFGT; via the coding sequence ATGCCCTTTCCCTTTTTAGGTTACGGGATCGGCCTCCGGACGAAGCATTACGGATATATCTTGAGCCAGTCGCCACAGGTCGACTGGTTTGAAATTATTTCCGAAAACTACATGGTTCCCGGAGGCCGACCCCTTTGGGTTCTCGACCAGATTCGAGAAAGATACCCGCTTGTCATGCATGGGGTTTCTCTCTCAATCGGTTCCTCAGATCCACTCAACAAAGGGTATCTCAAGTCGTTAAAGAACTTGGCCCAACGGATTCATCCTGCCTGGATCTCTGATCACCTCTGCTGGACAGGGGTTGATGGCCACAATGCCCACGACCTCCTCCCGCTCCCCTATACGGAAGAGGCAGCAAAACACCTGATCAAACGCGTCAGAGAGGTCCAAGATTATCTCGAACGTCCGATTCTTCTGGAAAATGTCTCGAGTTATATGACCTTTAGCTCGTCAACGTTAACCGAATGGGATTTTTTGAAACTTGTCGCAGAGGAATCTGACTGTTTTATTCTGCTGGATATTAACAATATCTATGTCAGCTCGATCAATCATTCTTTCGACCCTCTGGAGTATATCCAGGCGATTCCCCGCGAACGGGTGATTCAGTTCCATCTGGCAGGACACAGCAACAAAGGCTCCTACCTCCTGGATACTCATGACCACTCGGTAAAACCTTCTGTCTGGAGCCTTTATCGCAAGGCGCTCGATCGATTCGGCAAGGTATCGACATTGATTGAATGGGACGAGCGAATTCCCGCTTTTTCCAAACTCCTTTCACTCGCCGATAAGGCTCGAAACATCACAGATCAAATTTATGCCCGATCTTCGAAGCACACAACGCCTCCTCTGGAGGCTTATTTCGGCACCTGA
- a CDS encoding M23 family metallopeptidase, translating into MQIKSNLPFRKADHYNVFLIPEDHNKVRRIRLSVTQLRVLIAGILVVVAFSFFNLAGFLYYRSLYHDFETERQENLASVQERSQVLQDLKALEETVHATEGYANKLAGLVGVERPELRKGLGPVRKSGFDAERETQALKWDELGEKMDLAHVRASSIDMRLQELVKIQEDKLLYHASRPSIWPVKGWVTSEFGFRRSPLSGRREFHGGLDIAAQWGSNVMAPSAGIVKFAGYRGGLGRTVIVDHGYGIESYYGHTSQIHVKSGDIIKRGMKIAQVGTSGHSTGPHLHYEIHVDGVPIDPMQYILQ; encoded by the coding sequence ATGCAGATAAAAAGCAACTTACCTTTTAGAAAAGCCGATCATTACAATGTGTTTTTAATCCCGGAGGATCACAACAAGGTTCGGCGGATACGGCTCTCCGTGACTCAACTCAGAGTGCTTATTGCCGGCATCCTGGTAGTCGTCGCCTTCAGTTTTTTTAATCTGGCCGGTTTTCTTTACTACCGATCTCTCTATCACGATTTTGAAACAGAACGTCAGGAGAACCTCGCGTCGGTCCAGGAGCGTTCCCAGGTCCTGCAGGATCTCAAGGCTCTCGAAGAAACGGTTCATGCCACAGAGGGGTATGCCAACAAACTGGCAGGGCTTGTCGGTGTCGAGAGGCCAGAGCTTCGCAAAGGTCTGGGACCTGTGAGAAAATCAGGATTTGATGCGGAGCGAGAGACACAAGCTTTGAAATGGGATGAGTTGGGTGAGAAGATGGATCTTGCCCATGTCCGTGCTTCTTCGATTGATATGAGACTGCAGGAGTTGGTGAAGATCCAAGAAGATAAGCTTTTGTATCATGCCTCTCGTCCCTCTATCTGGCCGGTCAAAGGTTGGGTCACCAGCGAATTTGGATTCCGTCGTTCACCTCTTTCCGGTCGCCGTGAATTTCATGGTGGTCTGGATATCGCTGCCCAGTGGGGATCAAATGTCATGGCCCCCTCAGCAGGGATTGTGAAATTTGCCGGTTATCGAGGGGGGCTGGGGAGGACGGTCATTGTCGACCACGGGTATGGGATTGAGTCTTACTATGGTCACACCTCACAGATCCATGTGAAGTCGGGTGATATTATCAAGAGAGGGATGAAGATTGCCCAGGTAGGAACGAGCGGCCACTCGACCGGTCCACACCTTCATTATGAAATTCACGTCGATGGCGTGCCGATCGATCCGATGCAATACATTCTCCAGTGA
- a CDS encoding Stp1/IreP family PP2C-type Ser/Thr phosphatase, with translation MKLSFYGLSDVGRKRDKNEDSFLIDEELGIFMVADGMGGHLGGEYASQMAVKTVEEVLRRFRQDPGVLQDLPVKGQLTAGDELKYSISLASKRIYREANRVQTLRGMGTTTVAIRIHDDKGYIANVGDSRAYLIRPPEIQQLTIDHSLVTEQLAAGFITESEVKNHKLKNIITRSVGFQDDVEVDLVVRDLEENDNFLLCSDGLTNLVSNKEIVKVVTKNRSRDSKSICENLIQLANQKGGDDNVTVIFVSVKA, from the coding sequence GTGAAGCTCTCATTTTATGGTTTGAGTGATGTCGGGAGGAAGCGTGACAAGAACGAAGACAGCTTCTTGATTGATGAGGAGCTGGGAATCTTCATGGTTGCTGATGGGATGGGAGGACATCTGGGAGGGGAGTATGCGAGCCAGATGGCGGTCAAGACGGTGGAAGAGGTCTTGAGGCGGTTTCGACAAGATCCTGGGGTGTTACAAGATCTCCCTGTGAAAGGTCAGCTGACTGCAGGCGATGAGCTCAAATATTCTATCAGTCTTGCCTCTAAGAGGATCTATCGAGAGGCGAATCGTGTACAGACCCTTCGTGGGATGGGGACAACGACGGTGGCGATTCGCATTCACGATGATAAGGGATATATCGCCAATGTCGGCGACAGTCGCGCCTATCTGATTCGCCCTCCGGAGATTCAACAACTGACTATCGATCACTCCCTCGTGACGGAGCAGCTGGCCGCTGGTTTTATCACCGAATCTGAGGTGAAGAACCATAAATTAAAAAACATCATTACGCGTTCTGTTGGTTTTCAGGATGATGTGGAGGTGGATCTGGTCGTCAGGGATCTTGAAGAGAACGACAATTTTCTTCTCTGTTCTGATGGGCTCACCAATCTCGTTTCCAATAAAGAGATTGTTAAAGTGGTCACCAAAAATCGTTCCCGGGATTCCAAGTCAATTTGCGAGAACCTTATCCAGCTCGCTAACCAAAAAGGGGGCGATGATAATGTGACTGTTATTTTCGTCTCCGTAAAGGCTTGA